A window of the Desulfobacula toluolica Tol2 genome harbors these coding sequences:
- a CDS encoding acetyl-CoA decarbonylase/synthase complex subunit delta, translated as MGFEITKESYAGSIKGITIGKGDNTLTVGGQTSYPFYQFEGDMPNKPVIAMEIWDITPEDWPEAALAPFKDVVSDTAAWAKKCVEEYGAQAIVLQLKSTDPNDKDASADDAAATVKNVLAAINVPLIIWGCAVPAKDEEVLKKISEVCEGENLIIGPVEEKNHKGIGAAAMGYGHTIISSSPIDVNLAKQVNILLENLGMSLDKVIVDPTTGGLGYGLEYSYSVMERLTQAAMTQGDDKLQNPMINNLGNEVWKCKEAKQTVADAPELGDPERRAILMEAVGAVSYLLAGSSILIMRHPESIKLAKSFIDLISDGGSAMDVAPITKRLDDVEIDFAAMSPEADLTIEEEKKAAPAKKAAPAKKEAPKAAAAPAPKAAAPKAETAAAPKEAAAEPAIDPAAEAKAKAEADAKAKADLEAKAKADAEAKAKAEEAAKAKAEAEAKAKIEAEKKAEKDAVNKREAEEQAIREKRAAEREKAAAARATAPKTTVSMTAAVIQMTQLDRIMESLNRTHRR; from the coding sequence GTGGGATTTGAAATAACCAAAGAAAGCTATGCCGGCAGTATCAAAGGCATCACCATAGGAAAAGGTGATAATACCCTTACCGTCGGCGGCCAAACCAGTTATCCTTTCTACCAGTTCGAAGGAGATATGCCCAATAAACCAGTTATTGCAATGGAAATTTGGGACATAACCCCCGAAGACTGGCCGGAAGCAGCCCTTGCACCGTTCAAAGACGTAGTGTCCGACACTGCGGCATGGGCAAAAAAATGCGTTGAAGAATATGGTGCCCAAGCCATTGTTCTGCAATTAAAAAGCACAGATCCGAATGACAAGGATGCCAGTGCGGATGATGCAGCAGCCACCGTTAAAAATGTCTTAGCTGCAATCAATGTTCCCCTGATTATCTGGGGATGTGCCGTCCCTGCCAAGGATGAAGAAGTATTGAAAAAAATATCCGAGGTGTGTGAGGGTGAAAACCTGATCATAGGTCCGGTAGAAGAAAAAAACCACAAAGGGATTGGTGCTGCTGCCATGGGATATGGGCACACAATCATTTCCTCCTCTCCCATTGATGTCAACCTTGCCAAACAGGTTAACATTCTTCTTGAAAACCTTGGAATGTCCCTTGACAAAGTAATTGTCGATCCCACCACAGGCGGATTGGGATACGGTCTTGAATATTCCTACTCAGTAATGGAACGCCTCACACAGGCAGCCATGACCCAGGGTGATGACAAACTCCAGAATCCCATGATCAACAACCTTGGAAATGAAGTCTGGAAATGTAAAGAAGCCAAACAGACGGTTGCAGATGCACCTGAACTGGGTGATCCTGAAAGAAGAGCTATTCTGATGGAAGCTGTCGGTGCAGTATCCTATCTTCTGGCCGGTTCCAGCATATTGATAATGCGTCATCCCGAGTCCATCAAACTTGCAAAGTCATTCATTGATTTGATCTCCGACGGCGGTTCTGCAATGGACGTTGCTCCAATTACCAAACGGCTTGATGATGTTGAGATTGATTTTGCAGCCATGTCACCGGAAGCTGACCTCACAATTGAGGAAGAGAAAAAAGCAGCTCCTGCTAAAAAAGCAGCTCCCGCTAAAAAAGAAGCACCCAAAGCAGCTGCAGCGCCGGCACCGAAAGCAGCCGCACCTAAAGCTGAAACCGCTGCTGCTCCCAAAGAAGCTGCTGCAGAACCTGCTATAGATCCGGCAGCAGAAGCTAAAGCAAAGGCTGAAGCCGATGCCAAAGCCAAAGCCGACCTGGAAGCAAAAGCAAAGGCTGATGCAGAAGCAAAAGCCAAAGCTGAAGAAGCTGCAAAGGCAAAGGCTGAAGCCGAAGCCAAAGCGAAAATAGAAGCTGAAAAAAAGGCTGAAAAAGACGCTGTAAACAAACGTGAAGCAGAAGAACAGGCAATCCGGGAAAAACGTGCCGCAGAAAGAGAAAAAGCCGCGGCAGCAAGAGCGACTGCACCTAAAACAACCGTCAGCATGACGGCTGCAGTCATCCAGATGACACAACTTGACAGAATCATGGAGAGCCTGAACAGGACTCATAGAAGATGA
- a CDS encoding formate--tetrahydrofolate ligase encodes MALDPTKHLDWEIAEDAEKTMLKISEIGEKLGLTKEELLPQGHYIAKIDFQKVLERLKDKPDGKYIDVTAITPTPLGEGKSTSSMGLVQGLGKLGKNVCAAIRQPSGGPTMNIKGSAAGGGLAQCIPLTPFSLGFTGDINAIMNAHNLAMVALTSRLQHERNYTDEQLERLSGMKRIDIDPTKVEMGWIMDFCCQALRNIIIGIDGVNGKSDGFMMKSKFGIAVSSEVMAILAMANDLKDMRERMGKIVVAYTKKGKPVTTEDLQVAGAMTAWMVEALKPSLMQTLEGQPVIVHAGPFANIAIGQSSILADKVGLKLADYHVTESGFGADIGFEKFWNLKCRYSGLKPDCAVVVATIRALKCHGGAPVPVPGKPMPEEYSTENVEWVAKGCANLIHHIRNVRKAGISPVVCINAFYTDTDAEIAKVRELSEAEGARVALSRHWEQGGDGAIEFAETVIEACEEKTEFKFLYELDMPIKERIELIAKEVYGADGVDYSAEAEQSLARIQADPELAGLGMCMVKTHLSLSDNPTLKGVPTGWRLTIREVLTYGGAGFIVPVAGAISLMPGTGSNPAFKRVDVDVETGKVQGVF; translated from the coding sequence ATGGCTTTAGATCCAACCAAACATTTAGATTGGGAAATTGCAGAAGATGCAGAAAAAACAATGCTGAAAATTTCTGAAATTGGTGAAAAACTGGGATTGACAAAAGAAGAACTTCTTCCCCAGGGTCACTATATTGCAAAAATAGATTTCCAGAAAGTACTTGAACGTCTTAAGGATAAACCCGACGGAAAATACATTGATGTAACCGCAATTACACCTACACCGCTTGGTGAAGGCAAGTCAACGTCTTCCATGGGGCTTGTCCAGGGGCTTGGTAAACTTGGAAAAAACGTTTGTGCTGCCATTCGTCAGCCCTCCGGTGGCCCTACCATGAATATCAAGGGATCTGCAGCCGGCGGCGGTCTGGCACAATGTATCCCTTTGACCCCGTTTTCACTTGGTTTCACCGGCGACATCAACGCCATTATGAATGCCCATAACCTGGCAATGGTTGCTTTGACCTCCCGTCTGCAGCATGAAAGAAATTATACTGATGAGCAGTTGGAAAGATTGTCCGGTATGAAAAGAATCGATATTGATCCCACAAAAGTTGAAATGGGATGGATTATGGATTTCTGCTGCCAGGCATTAAGAAACATCATTATCGGTATTGACGGTGTAAATGGCAAATCTGACGGTTTCATGATGAAATCAAAATTCGGTATTGCGGTTTCCTCTGAGGTAATGGCTATTCTTGCCATGGCCAATGATCTTAAAGATATGCGTGAAAGAATGGGCAAAATCGTTGTGGCCTATACCAAGAAAGGTAAACCTGTAACAACTGAAGATCTTCAGGTCGCCGGTGCCATGACAGCCTGGATGGTGGAGGCACTGAAACCTTCTTTGATGCAGACCCTTGAAGGACAACCGGTTATTGTTCATGCAGGACCGTTTGCCAATATCGCCATTGGTCAAAGTTCCATTCTTGCAGATAAGGTTGGTCTGAAACTCGCTGACTATCATGTTACGGAATCCGGTTTTGGAGCGGACATTGGTTTTGAAAAATTCTGGAATCTCAAATGCCGTTATTCAGGCCTTAAACCGGATTGTGCTGTTGTTGTCGCAACTATCAGGGCACTTAAATGCCATGGTGGTGCTCCTGTGCCTGTTCCCGGAAAACCCATGCCTGAAGAATACAGCACGGAAAATGTGGAATGGGTTGCCAAAGGATGCGCCAACCTGATTCACCATATTAGAAATGTCAGAAAAGCAGGTATTTCTCCTGTTGTCTGTATTAATGCATTTTATACAGATACGGACGCAGAAATCGCAAAAGTGCGTGAACTGAGTGAAGCAGAAGGTGCAAGAGTGGCCCTTTCCCGTCATTGGGAACAAGGTGGAGACGGTGCAATTGAATTTGCTGAAACCGTTATCGAAGCCTGTGAAGAGAAAACAGAATTTAAATTTCTTTATGAACTTGATATGCCGATTAAAGAAAGAATTGAGCTTATTGCCAAAGAAGTTTATGGTGCTGACGGTGTTGATTATTCAGCAGAAGCCGAACAATCTCTTGCCAGAATCCAGGCTGATCCTGAACTGGCTGGCCTTGGCATGTGCATGGTTAAAACTCATCTGTCTTTGTCTGACAATCCTACACTTAAGGGCGTTCCAACAGGTTGGAGACTGACCATAAGAGAAGTCCTCACCTATGGTGGTGCAGGCTTTATCGTTCCTGTTGCAGGCGCTATCAGTCTGATGCCGGGGACTGGATCAAATCCTGCCTTTAAGCGTGTGGATGTTGATGTGGAAACAGGTAAAGTACAGGGTGTATTCTAA
- a CDS encoding bifunctional 5,10-methylenetetrahydrofolate dehydrogenase/5,10-methenyltetrahydrofolate cyclohydrolase, whose amino-acid sequence MAESLKGKPVADAIKAELTEKVASLKEKGITPKLGIIRVGARPDDLFYEGGAKKTCQIVGMDSEVFEYPEDIDQASFEKAVTEIGAKKDVNGILMFSPLPKSLDERKIRSLIPVEKDVDCLTVGGAAKVFTDDATGFPPCTPTACMEMLHFYDIPIKGKKCVVLGRSLVVGKPMAMLLLREHGTVTICHSRTENLPDVCKDADILVAAVGRAKMVTADFVKPGQIVIDVGINADPDNPGKYCGDVNFADAEPIVEKISPVPAGVGSVTTSVLCKHTIMACEMQNS is encoded by the coding sequence ATGGCGGAAAGTCTAAAAGGAAAACCAGTAGCGGACGCAATCAAAGCTGAGCTTACAGAAAAAGTGGCGTCTCTTAAAGAAAAAGGGATTACACCTAAACTTGGAATTATAAGAGTGGGTGCCCGTCCGGATGATCTGTTTTACGAAGGTGGAGCAAAAAAAACATGTCAAATTGTTGGAATGGATTCCGAGGTATTTGAATACCCTGAAGATATTGATCAGGCCTCTTTTGAAAAAGCTGTAACAGAAATTGGTGCGAAAAAAGATGTCAATGGAATACTGATGTTTTCTCCACTTCCAAAAAGCCTTGATGAAAGGAAGATCAGATCTCTCATCCCTGTAGAAAAGGATGTGGACTGCCTTACAGTCGGGGGTGCCGCAAAAGTTTTTACAGATGATGCCACAGGATTCCCCCCCTGCACTCCAACAGCCTGTATGGAAATGCTTCATTTTTATGATATCCCTATCAAAGGCAAAAAATGCGTAGTCCTTGGTCGATCTCTTGTGGTTGGAAAGCCCATGGCCATGCTGCTATTAAGGGAACACGGCACAGTAACCATCTGTCATTCAAGAACGGAAAACCTACCTGATGTCTGCAAAGATGCTGACATTCTGGTTGCTGCTGTAGGACGGGCAAAAATGGTAACAGCCGACTTTGTCAAACCGGGCCAGATTGTGATTGATGTCGGCATAAATGCCGATCCTGACAATCCTGGAAAATACTGTGGCGATGTTAATTTTGCAGACGCTGAACCTATTGTTGAAAAAATTTCTCCTGTTCCGGCGGGAGTAGGATCAGTCACCACATCAGTACTTTGCAAACATACCATTATGGCCTGTGAAATGCAGAATTCATAA
- a CDS encoding cyclodeaminase/cyclohydrolase family protein, with the protein MSMLDKSCKDFNDVLASKAAVPGGGGAAAMGGAIGMALSNMVGNLTVGKKKYADVEDEVKELIENGAKVIAELETLVDKDAEVFEPLSKAYGLPRSTPEEIEYKEKTMEDCCKTACSVPMEIMRKAYQGIKIHERMGQIGTMIAISDVGCGVAFMKAALVSGSLNVIINLNAIKDQTFVKETREEMNQLLKDGSKIADETFDLVVSKLTK; encoded by the coding sequence ATGTCTATGCTGGATAAATCATGTAAAGATTTCAACGATGTTTTGGCATCAAAAGCAGCTGTTCCAGGCGGTGGCGGAGCCGCTGCAATGGGAGGTGCTATTGGTATGGCACTTTCCAACATGGTTGGAAATCTTACTGTTGGTAAAAAAAAATATGCTGACGTGGAAGACGAAGTAAAAGAATTGATTGAAAACGGTGCAAAAGTTATTGCCGAACTGGAAACCCTTGTTGACAAGGATGCTGAAGTATTTGAGCCGCTTTCCAAGGCTTATGGACTGCCAAGATCAACTCCCGAAGAGATCGAATACAAAGAAAAAACAATGGAAGACTGTTGTAAGACAGCCTGTTCCGTTCCCATGGAAATCATGAGAAAAGCCTATCAAGGCATAAAAATCCATGAAAGAATGGGTCAGATTGGAACCATGATCGCCATCTCTGATGTAGGCTGCGGTGTTGCGTTTATGAAAGCTGCCCTGGTTTCAGGAAGCCTCAACGTAATTATTAACTTAAACGCAATAAAAGATCAGACATTTGTTAAAGAAACCCGCGAAGAGATGAATCAACTTCTCAAAGACGGATCAAAAATTGCTGATGAAACCTTTGACCTTGTGGTTTCCAAATTAACGAAATAG